Within the Molothrus aeneus isolate 106 chromosome 1, BPBGC_Maene_1.0, whole genome shotgun sequence genome, the region TGAAATGGTTGAAATGGTCACAGGtgaaaaggctccagggagagggGGAACATCAGCATGTTAGCTTAAACAAATTAGCTAGGATGACCAGCTGCTGATAATTGCAACCATGTGATTCCTCTGAGAGGGCCTTTAGTGAAGCATGGTCCAtgaacagcaatttttttttttaatgttgttgtGAAAACATCTGTAAGGAAGTGAGGCAGTCATCCCCACCACTAAGAATGtgcacatttttttccagactaAGAGTTAGTTAATATCttcttattttcatatttttcccaGACAGAGTAAACAACTGCCTAGTATCAGAAATCTACTGCTATTGAACATGGTAATTTTGAGAAGTATCTTACAGGGAGCTTCAGACAAGGCTGAAATCCAATGGACAGCAGCCAGCCGCACTCGTAGCCCAATGCCAGTACCTCACTGATTTCATAGAAAGAATTACAATGTTACCTACAGATGAACCACACTTGCCCAAATTAATCATTCCTGCAGAAATGTTTCTGGTCACACTTTGCACTCAGTCAATTATGTTCAGTTTGGCAAAGAGTTGCTGGCTCAGTAATTAATACAGCTCATCATAATCTGTGTGCATGTCCACAACTGCACAGAAAGCAGCCTGAGGAGTCCAAAGTGACTGAGCTACTGGTTGGAAATTATTTAGCTGTTGCCCAAGGATCTGAATAGGTGTTTGTTAGTGAATATATGCTGTTCAGGCTCTCACTTGAGAGCAGAAGCCAGCTTGGTCTTTGCTTTAACAAAGGCACTTTGTGCCAGGCACTTTCTATGAAATGCTAAGTTATACCAGCATGATTTGAACAAAACAACTTTCCAGCACAGACATAGCCAAGAGACCAGTGATGTCTCCTAAAAGGCACCTCAGATGCAGGAAGATTTTCAGGATCATAGTAGAACAGCTTCATCCCATTGGGATGACATCCTATCCAGATGTCTCCAGTGTGAGGGTCAATAGACAAGTTATCGACCAGCGTGTCCAGCTGCAGAGTCTAGCCaacacagaaaaaaccaaaaaattaaatctaTCGGAAATCCTGGAAGCAAACTACAACATAACCAACAGACTTGTTTCATCTGACATAAtttagacctttttttttttaataaatactttttcCCCCACTTCTGTTAGTCTTTTCCCCTGGTATGCATCATCCCCACCCCTGTCTGCTTGCTGCTCTGAGCTTCCCCCATCAGCTCATCCACACCTACACCTCTGTGGATGCTTTCAGTGCTCTGACCCACACTGCCTGAGGCAGATTTCCACTACAGCTCCACAGCATACCCAAGGATTCCTCCCTGGTTGTTGGTGGGAGGGTGGAAGATCTGAAGCTCTGTAACAGGGTGTGCAGACACCTCTGCAAACCCACAGTAGGAGCTATCCAGACCAGAACTTTACAGATGATCATGCTGAAATCTCAAGCATTCATTGAAACTATTCTGTCCAAAATCCACATTTGCCTCCTTTTTACAGAACAGCAGCACATTACCTTCACATGGGTTAAACTCCAGTTAGTATGTTTTTCCATGACATAGACATTGTGATCCAATATATCTGCAATATAGATGTACcttcaaaaggaagaaaagcaccTCTTAATATATATGAGTAGACAGAGACCAAAACTAGACAGTTCCTCCTGTGCAAGCCCACACACCAACAGACATTGCAAGCCACCCACAGGGCACTGAAGGCAACCTGCTGATGTGCCAGTGTAGCTTCACACTGTGCCAGCTTTTCCATTATGACACTGAAATAAGCCTTGGAACCAGAAAATCACAattagatgattttttttttttaaatcacgtATCCATACCACAAGAGTGGTTGATTCAGTCATGCAGGTGTAGGACTGTACAGCACTTCCTGCTTGCAGAAACCCTGCCCCATTAATCCTGCAAGCAAGACACACAAACTCCTGTACCAGCTGGTTAAAATGCAGCAACTGTTGACCTTGTTGCCTATAAAGTACCACACAATGCAGCAAACACTGCTGCTAAACACTGAGACACAAAACTTGTGTGCTACAAACACTCTGCATcacttgtgctgcacaggcagcaccttGCCTTACATGAACCACTTCAGACACCTGACCACAGAGGTACCAGGTGTACAAATTAAGACCTTCAGATACTTCTGTGTGATAAAACAAAATCTAATGTAAGGAGAAACTTACTTTCTATCAGGTGAAATGTTAATTCCATTGGCTGAATAAAACCCAGATGCTACTTCTTTAACTTCTTTTGGACTGTAGTAAACAACATTTGACCAGGTTAAGCCCAATAACATTTCTAAGAACATCAAGAGGAAGTCAGAGAAGTAGTGGTCATTGGTAGCATAGAAGCTGTCTGGTCCCATGGCTACTATATCATTCAtactaaaaaagaaataaagagaatagagaaattttaaaaaaattaaatgagagATATGAAGGAGCATTTTAGGACTGCCCAGAATACAGCCAGGACATGGCCATCAATACCCATAAAGTGGCTGCAATTATAGATGTACTTCAAGTAGTCACCAAATTATTTAGATCCTTTTTAACTTCTATTCTCCATGAGCCAGGACAGTGCAGTGCTGAAACCTGAATAAGGCCATAGGGCATCAGCTAGAGATCTGGCTACCTGTGTGTAAGTACatggaaatatctttttttattagtagtagtattattagtattcttttctttttcattacatTCGATTAGAAATCAGAGAACAGGTAGGTGTTGTGACAACTTAATCAATCTGGCTGTTTATTTTACAATCATATTGCAGTGggacaaaccaaaaaaattttgtattaaaaataagaaaaacagaaaaagctaaatgtgtgtttatttttacagtgtAGGAAATCCAAacgaaaaataaaatatctggaGACTTATATCTGCAATGACCTGAGTGTGGGTTACATGAACAAAGGAGAAATGGATGCCAAGCTAATTCACTGGCATCACTCACAGCAGCACTCAAGACTAATTTAGTGATACAACTGTTAAAAATCTAATTTAGAGAACAGATTGGAGAAACACTGCTTTTGATTACACAGATAAGAAGCAATCAGTAAAAGAAACAGGGATGCTGGTTAAAGAGGAAATATATTAACAATAGCCTAAACCCAAAAATCGTCCTACATTGGATTTCACCAATGCAGCCTGATCTGTATTTGAGCCCAATACCTTGTCAGAAGGTCATGTCGAATGGTTTTCAGGTGTACAAGAGAATTGTCATCTTCTACAAATTTAAACAACTCTACTGTGCTCTTCTGGTGGGGATGGTTCACAACAAAGAGGTACACGGTGTCAtcttgaaaaagaaatggaagcaGCTGAATTCTATGCAGCAGTCTGTGTggctgagcagcccagccctgagagAGCCTCGAGCACAGAGCACATGCTGAGTTTGGTGCATTTGTCTCATggctctgcagaggcacagggatGAGTACCCACATTCTGCAAGATGCCTCTGCAACCACATCCAGAcctccagctgcttttctcccAGGCTGGCCCTACAGGGAACTGCTTTGTTAATAATAGATTTTTGCTATTTCTTCCAAGGAAGAAAGAAACGACCACCTTATCCTTATACCCAAGCCACTGGGTTTTGCAATCTGTGAAACAGCCCCAGTCAGTTGGAAGAAGGGATTGTGGCCAAGGCAGTTTGGGCTCTTGGGTTTGTCTACCACATCccctgggagagtggaaggaGCACCCTTCCCCTGCATTCTGTGCAAGGCTGCTGCCCATCTGCCCAGCCCTTCTGGTAGGACCCAAATTAGCCACCACTAATTTTTCCAACACCTTCCCTTAAAGGGTGACTGTATGGGGATGCAGGTCAAGCTGCAGCAATTGTTTTCTTTATACTTGCAGAATTCTACTTGCCCTGCTAAAACCCCCAATGAAAGGACAGGGAAAAGACACTTTATTGGTAGTCAGAGCCTGATGTAGGAGAACATGCCTTGGAGAAAAGAATCTGGCTTGGCCAAAGAGTAACAGAGGTTTTGTAATTTACAGAGAGTTGATAATTTACTCTTTTGCCACAAAAGTTTCCATTCTGGGCACTACTAGTCAGTGAAGGATGTTTCTCCTCAAAACACTCGAACCCGTGAGTGAGACAGACGTAAAtgtaaaatcaattttttgtggttttcaaCTCAAAATTTtaccatgttttctttccttttaatatcCAGGGCATCCTTTTGTTTCAGACAGACTGAAATTATGTGCAAATGTGTTTCCTTTGGCAACTGACATTCAGAAAAGGGcaaaataaaggtaaaaaaccccaaacctttttGTCTCCCAGCAAAAACCACCATTGGGGGTGTGGGGCAAGGCTGCAAAGGGATTCCTGATTGTGCTCTCTAGGCTGATATTTGCCACCATCTCGAGCTCTTTACCTCTGTCTATATAGGTGCTGATTCCATGAGGGTTAAATGATGCCAGATCAAACCCTCGGCTGATTCTCAGTTCCACTGCTCTGGGATTGTCTTCATTCAAATCcatcaaaaatatttcaccTGGCTTATCCGGGGCAAAGCTCTTTATTCCTGGATATTTCAAGCCCTGCAGAATCCaaacataagaaaataattccCAGATAAACGGTAAACAAGAGCATCACAGGGCTGAAAAAGCCACGGCCTTGATCAGACTTGCAAGCACACATGAGGAGGTCCCATGGCCAGCCACCATAACTGCAAAGAAAAGGTTGAAAATTTATCTCTTGAAGGCAAAAAACCAATCAGGAACAGCAAAGTCAATACATaaaatttgttggtttttgtaAAGTTAGGGAATTAAGACAGCTTCTTAACATGGCAGAGGATAGACATTTCAACATTTCTCTCGGgccggctgtctgtctctgccccaaGATGCGTGGGATGGTTCTGCGGCAGCCCGCGCTCTGAAgaatgagtctggactcttcacttttttGGTCCTCAGgctgtttattattttcttatctacaaaattttctttctgcccagccgagATCTGCTCAGCAAGGCGGCCATAGGCACTCTGACCGCCCCCGAGGCGGTGTCatctttttatactacaaactacgtatatcatatttacttttaattcccaatacccatcacctatgttagacagcgcatctctactctaaaccaatcccaaagtgccagcatcactgcagaaaatggagaacaagaagaagaaagaagaaggactagACGcgccctccatcttgtccccataacccctataccaaaaatcctaaaatctacattttcaccctgtgaacACCTTGTTATTACACCATTCAAACCTGTGTGGCTTTCACATCCCCATGCCAAGCTGGCAATTCACTGGaaggatcaaaatcaagccaccaggtGTTCCGGGCAGCATGCCAGGGTCTCCGAGCCCCCCGACGGGgttctcagcagctctggacatccggagggatgtgctgagttcccacacaTTTCAATGAAGTAGCATGAAAGAAAGCCAAGGTTACGTGGCCAGGTAAGTCACCTGTGGATAGGACACCTGTGTCAGAGCCACCAACACCACCTCTGTGTCAAGAAGCACACTTGCTGAGGGGAATGACAGCTAAGCCAACACAGGACTGGGCTGCTCTTTGGGAGCCAGTCAGACTTGTAGAAAagagcccctcctgctcctttcaCCTGTGGCTTCTGCAGGTAAGGAAGCAGGCAAGCTCCAGCGTGGGGAGGTGGCATGGGGACTTACAGAGCTGATAAAAGCCAGTCCATTGGGAAGTATTTCGATGTCTTCTGAACCAGTTTCTGCAAAACAGAGATAAACAGAGGTTTTCAGGTGACATCAAGCATTTCCCATTgaaaaaatctccttttaagTACAATCCCAGCTCTCATGAATGACCCTTTCTGATATGACCACACACACAATGAAGTTTGGTGGAAGTTTGGCCACTGCATTAAAAGTGGTAGCAGAAGACAGCACGTTGGGTTAGGAAATAGTACTGGGGTTCACCTCTTTTGGGGCCCAGGGGTGCCCCTGCAGTGGCCAGGCAGTCTCCTACCCAGCTCCAGGTGCCCCCACATGTTGTGAGATGAATCTCCAGGTGTGGGATGAGTCACCAGCTCCTGAGGATGTGTTCTGCAGCAAGCAATTGGTGTGGGCATGGAGATTTCCAGGGAAGGACCATACCCTGACTCAGGCCTCAGGCTTGCATAAGTCAGCTGTGGGAATTGTGCACACTAATTCTCCTGATTGAGCTCAGACACTTCACAAAAATGGATTGCCAAATATTTAGCTAAAGCTCTCAAGTGACAGAGAACCTACTATATCTGTAACAGCTAAGGGTTTTCATAGTTAGacctcactttcaactacaggtAATCACTTCCAATATTGCCAGTTCCTGTAGCTCCtgtaatatttttcccttttaagaaaggaagataaaataaaaactctttAGTAAGAACAGTTGAGCAATTTTAGGCTTTCATAAAGCACTCTCCAAAGAGCTTTTAGTCCAATGCTGAAGGCTGTTTGCCCTCCCACATTTCCACCTCTTCTCTGAGAAACCTCCCCTCTTTTCTCCAAATCACCAGCAAAACCAGCATTTCTCACAAGTCACTTTCCAGATGATGAGGGAAACCACTCAGGAGCACTTGCttaaagaaaattcttcagCAGGTTTTCTTTATCAGAGCCATCAACACGATGGCTCTGATAAAGAAAACCTGCTGAAGAACTTTCACCCAGCTTGTCTCCACATCCCCTCCTGCTTTGCCATAACCACGTGTGAGCCTGCACGGCTCACACAATCCTTTGAACCTCAACACCTCTTCCAAAGGAAGCACTGGCAAATTTGAGCTGagtttgctgtttgcttttaagCAACTCCTATTTATCCAAGCACTGGTTTGCCTGGGCTGTAATTGATCCTGGGATCACTGGCAGCCTCTGTGAAGAGGAACCAGAACCCCAAATTCACCCATCCAGGAAAGTTCCTCCCTATCTCATCCCTGGGAAGATGCAGAGGCACAACTTCTCACTTCTGGCCAGGGtcagctcctcctcagcctcAACAAGTTCCTGTTCCATCCCATGACAGCAACAAGCTGAGTAACCCTGCCTTCTGAAGAGCATAATGTCTGAAATGCATTTTGGGAAGAGTCAGCTGTTATCCCACCCTGGGTTTTGGTTCTGAATTTTGACTAACTCAAGCAGGAGACAACATCTGCACTGATGTGTCCAGAAACACTTAGAGCCTGTATTTACCAATTAAAGTTTTGAATttgggctctttttttttttcctcagctcaGCTTACACTCTGGTTTGAGCCACAAACTCCTTTCCCTTGCCCCAGTCTCTCCAAGCCTTGGTTAATTTATAAAATGGGGTTAGTGGTAATTCTCCACTTTCCAGGATTGCTGCAAAGCTAATTGCATAAAGAAATGCTGAGGCTCAATTGCCATGGTGACATGAGCTGGACAGACAGCTTTTACTGGCAGCACACACTGGTGAGTGAATAAACAGAGATATAATCATTTATCGCTACTGAATTGGTGAGGCTGCCAAGCAGAAAGATGAGCAGGCAAACTGGGAGCAGATCATTAAAAACTTTCCAAGTTTCCAGTGGAGGGAGCACACTGAGAGCCCTGCACCCAACTGTTCCAAGAGAAACTGCCCAGCAAAGCACATtttgggcactccatggctggGTCCTGGAATGTGTGGAAGCCGGTGGTCAGGAGGGCAGTGGAATGCTgactcagcacagccctgctgatccagccccgccgggcaggggctgcaggcacacagcaggGAAGCTCAGGGACTCTCTGCACGTCCTTTtgggagggctctgtgctgctgctgctgctgctgctgctgctgctgctgctgctgctgctgctgcaggggcccTGTGGGCCAGGAGAGTTAGGAGCTGACTCCTCAGGTATCACTTGTGTGCACTCTCTGTTGTTTAATCGTATCACTGAGCCCAGCTTGTCCATGGGATTATCTGAAGAGTGGTGGCATTTAAGAGAAACTAAAAGATAGTGTGAAAAACTGCTGCCTACTCTAGAAATGTtgttctttattctttatttgtTGTTCTTTATTTTATCTTAGTATGATGTATTCTGCAGGTGTATCTAACAAAAACACCCATCTAGGTGTCATGTCCAAAAGTGTGACACCATTTTGCCCATATCCCACCAATTGTTCTAAGATGCAAGTGTTTCCAGCAACTTCTGTAGTAGCTTCTTGAACTTTAGGAATTAGTACAGGAGATATAGTTAGTTTATTATAAACCAGTAATATGATAAGGCATCAATACAACTCAGAAGCTGGTGTTTATCCTACAAATACAGCCTTTCCTACATATTTGAGAATGAGGCTTAGGACAAGGtgcaatttttgtttgttcaatGTTTGCATCTGTGCTTATATTGCACAATATTTGAAAAGCCAAATAGATTACAGTAAGACACAGAAGAGATGCAActgtgcagaaagaaaaaggtcCACTAGAGAAGTTTTCCATTTACTCTGTGTTTGCTTCACTTAGATCCATCACTTACATTTCATAGACTGTACCAGAGGTCTGCTCCTCCGTATACAGAATGGATAGATTAAGATTATTTTACTCAGATCCAGATGATCCAACTCTGGGATCTATGTCACATTTAAGAGTTCAGGAGGACTgatttaaacattaaaataaagacAGAGTGTTTATTTAGCTTTATCCTagcattttaaaggaaaaaggcCCAAGAGGCCAAGACATCCATGTACAAAGAGACATCCTAAGACAAAGTCACCCATACAAGCAACCATACAGATCCAAGTACAGCAGAACCCCATGTCTGAACAGTACTACCTAGGCAGCATTTAAGCTTTAGGGGTCCTTGGTCACCCTGAATGATATAAGCCCCGGGTCACAGCAAATGAGTTTTAGAAGACGTTTGAGTGAATGCGCCAATTTTCAGTTTGCACACTCCTTTGTTACTTCTCTTTCTGCCACACTGGACCTGCTAAACtaatttttggcatttttatttttctaatgagTAGCAAACTGCAGAGCAAAGGCAAGGCAAAGTGCAGTTCTCTGTGTGAAGGGGCAGCATGAGACGATccagaaagaagcagaaatgaaGCTCTGTAAATGGATCCACTGCCTCTAAGCAGAGACAGGTTCTCAGAAATAACCTAATCTGCATGTAAATGTCAGGCACAAAAACCAAGACACTGTTCAGAAACGAAACACAACTCTATCTGTCTTTTCcaggttttcttctttcctcaaCAGAACAATCATGTTGCAAAAAAGTCTTACAAAGATTGCAATAGTGATATGCTTAAAAAATtactcagaaattattttatatcaaTCACCACCAAACAAGCATCATTCATAGTCTTGTATAAGTAAATTACAGCTTAATCTAAAAGACCTGGAAAATTTTTTCAATGCAATTTCTTCTGTATGTATTTTCAAGCACAGGAACTCTGCATATACACATTCATAGCAGCAATTTGACTTTATAAAGATGTTTGAATCCTGACACAAGGAAGAAACAAGATTTATGAAATCAACTCACTGAC harbors:
- the LOC136558780 gene encoding serum paraoxonase/arylesterase 2, giving the protein MGKLLAVALVGIAAALAAERLLAFRSRLNASREVAPVSLPNCRLIKGIETGSEDIEILPNGLAFISSGLKYPGIKSFAPDKPGEIFLMDLNEDNPRAVELRISRGFDLASFNPHGISTYIDRDDTVYLFVVNHPHQKSTVELFKFVEDDNSLVHLKTIRHDLLTSMNDIVAMGPDSFYATNDHYFSDFLLMFLEMLLGLTWSNVVYYSPKEVKEVASGFYSANGINISPDRKYIYIADILDHNVYVMEKHTNWSLTHVKTLQLDTLVDNLSIDPHTGDIWIGCHPNGMKLFYYDPENLPASEVLRIQNILSEQPVVTRVYSDNGSVLQGSSVASIYQGKLLIGTVFHRALYCHL